The proteins below come from a single Miscanthus floridulus cultivar M001 chromosome 1, ASM1932011v1, whole genome shotgun sequence genomic window:
- the LOC136452248 gene encoding phosphoglucan phosphatase DSP4, amyloplastic-like translates to MVICFWFGMQSDEMIFEATVCDPSSELYGSMVVLRQLKSLQAKRRGRRALEVLKKLARRQMIYHSYALQVHGYIAPCNAVEEEDVPLVLVHGSPLDVDKLRKIGVKTVLCLQQDSDLEYFGVDIGAIQDYSLQFKDIMHCRAEIRDFDAFDLRLRLPAVVSKLHKLINCNGGVTYIHCTAGLGRAPAVALAYMFWILGYSLNEGHQLLQSKRDCFLKLEVIKLATADILTGLSKNIITLKWEDDGCSSVEISGLDIGWGQQDKWTGWFLVKWHIMKDVPNSLLKHIILEYNENKPVTNSGHTQE, encoded by the exons ATGG TAATTTGTTTTTGGTTCGGGATGCAATCGGATGAGATGATCTTCGAGGCCACAGTGTGCGATCCGAGCAG CGAGCTGTATGGGTCAATGGTGGTGCTGCGGCAGCTGAAGAGTTTGCAGGCGAAGCGCAGGGGGCGTCGTGCTCTCGAG GTGCTGAAGAAGCTGGCTCGTCGCCAAATGATATACCACTCCTATGCACTTCAGGTCCATGGTTACATTGCTCCGTGCAATGccgtggaggaggaagatgtccCGTTAGTATTGGTTCATGGG AGCCCACTTGATGTTGATAAGCTTCGGAAGATCGGTGTAAAAACTGTATTATGCTTGCAGCAAGATTCAGATCTTGA ATATTTTGGAGTTGACATCGGTGCCATTCAAGATTATTCTCTTCAATTCAAAGATATCATGCACTGCCGTGCTGAAATTAG GGATTTTGATGCTTTTGATTTGCGATTGAGGCTTCCTGCCGTGGTTAGCAAATTGCACAAGCTTATCAACTGTAATGGTGGTGTAACATATATACATTGTACTGCTGGACTTGGAAGAGCTCCTGCTGTTGCA TTGGCTTATATGTTCTGGATTCTTGGGTACAGTCTCAATGAAGGACATCAGCTGCTGCAG AGTAAACGGGATTGCTTTCTGAAGTTGGAAGTCATTAAGTTGGCAACTGCTGACATT CTGACAGGATTATCCAAAAACATAATCACTTTGAAGTGGGAAGACGATGGTTGTTCCTCTGTTGAAATTTCTGGACTCGACATTGGCTGGGGCCAG CAGGACAAGTGGACTGGTTGGTTTCTTGTCAAGTGGCACATTATGAAGGACGTTCCTAACAGCTTGTTGAAGCACATCATTCTTGAGTATAATGAAAACAAACCAGTTACTAACAGCGGACACACGCAGGAG TGA